From one Mycolicibacterium sp. HK-90 genomic stretch:
- a CDS encoding virulence factor Mce family protein: MKARNWGRVGRRVAVLSASALILTSCGQWRGVANVPLPGGPGTESGRTTLYVQMPETLALNANSRVRVRDVFVGRVRSIELINWVPTLTVDIEPGIELPKNTEAKIGQTSLLGSQHVELNPPADPSPEKLRDGDTIPLEQSSAYPSIERTLAGISGILTGGGIPNIETIQTEVYNILNGRADQIRDFLGRLDTFTDELNQQRNDITRAIDSTNRLLNIVAARNDTLDRVLTEFPPLIEHFAETRDLFADAVTSLGRLSKAADDTLSNSNANLHTNLQNLQRPLKQLARSAPYLVEALKLILTVPFNIENIPKAVRGDYINVSLTIDLTLSSVDNAFLSGTGLSGMLRALEQAWGRDPATMIPDVRFTPNPHDAPGGPLVERGE; encoded by the coding sequence ATGAAGGCACGTAACTGGGGTCGCGTGGGACGCCGCGTCGCGGTGTTGTCGGCGTCCGCGCTGATCCTCACCTCGTGTGGGCAGTGGCGCGGTGTGGCCAACGTGCCACTGCCGGGTGGGCCGGGCACCGAGTCCGGCCGCACCACGCTGTACGTGCAGATGCCGGAGACGTTGGCGCTCAACGCCAACAGCCGGGTGCGGGTGCGCGACGTGTTCGTCGGCCGGGTCCGCAGCATCGAGCTGATCAACTGGGTGCCGACGCTGACCGTCGACATCGAACCGGGCATCGAACTGCCGAAGAACACCGAGGCCAAGATCGGCCAGACCAGCTTGCTGGGTTCTCAGCACGTCGAACTCAACCCGCCGGCGGATCCGTCGCCGGAGAAGTTGCGCGACGGGGACACCATTCCGCTGGAGCAGTCGTCGGCATATCCGTCGATCGAGCGGACGCTGGCGGGTATCTCCGGCATCCTGACCGGCGGCGGCATTCCGAACATCGAGACGATCCAGACCGAGGTGTACAACATCCTCAACGGTCGCGCTGATCAGATCCGCGACTTCCTGGGCCGGCTCGACACGTTCACCGACGAGCTCAACCAGCAGCGCAACGACATCACCCGCGCGATCGACTCGACCAATCGGTTGTTGAACATCGTGGCGGCGCGCAATGACACGCTGGATCGGGTGCTGACCGAGTTCCCGCCGCTGATCGAGCATTTCGCCGAGACGCGGGACTTGTTCGCCGATGCGGTGACGTCGCTGGGCCGGTTGTCGAAGGCCGCCGACGACACGTTGTCGAACTCCAACGCGAACCTGCACACCAACCTGCAGAATTTGCAGCGGCCGCTCAAGCAGCTGGCGCGCTCGGCCCCGTACCTGGTGGAGGCGCTGAAGCTGATCCTGACGGTGCCGTTCAACATCGAGAACATCCCGAAGGCCGTGCGCGGCGACTACATCAACGTGTCGCTGACCATCGACCTGACGCTGAGCTCGGTGGACAACGCGTTCCTGTCCGGTACCGGTCTGTCGGGCATGCTCCGCGCGCTGGAACAGGCGTGGGGTCGCGATCCGGCGACGATGATCCCGGACGTTCGGTTCACGCCGAACCCGCACGACGCACCTGGCGGCCCGCTCGTGGAAAGGGGGGAGTGA
- a CDS encoding MCE family protein, with protein MLTRFIKMQLVLFTTLTVIALVVLALFYLRLPTWAGVGMYNLSANLPNSGGLYATANVTYRGTTIGKVTSVEPTQQGARVEMDIYDQFRIPRDASANVHSVSAVGEQFIDLVSEGGTQEYFRDGDTIEKGTVPAEVGPSLDAAQQGLAALPKEKIGVLLDETAQAVGGLGPSLQRLVDSTQAIAGDFKDNLEPVNDIIENSGPIIDSQVNSGDAISQWARNLNTLAAQSAQNDAELRSGLQQAAPTADQLNSVFGDVRESLPQTLANLEIVIDMLKRYNKNVEQVLVALPQGGAVAQTATIFAPKGLLHFGLGINMPPPCLTGFLPASEWRSPADTSTAPLPSGLYCKIPKDASNAVRGARNYPCADVPGKRAASPAECRSEEPYQPLGTNPWYGDPNQIRNCPAPGARCDQPVDPGRVIPAPSVNNGLNPLPASQLPPPESTAPRSDPLTAPRGGNVTCSGQQPNPCIYTPAAGSTATYSPSSGEVVGPGGVKYSVTNSNNPGDDGWKEMLAPAS; from the coding sequence TTGCTGACCCGCTTCATCAAGATGCAGTTGGTTCTGTTCACGACCCTGACGGTGATCGCGCTGGTCGTGCTGGCGCTGTTCTACCTGCGGTTGCCGACGTGGGCCGGGGTTGGGATGTACAACCTGAGCGCCAACCTCCCGAACTCGGGCGGGTTGTACGCCACGGCCAACGTCACCTACCGCGGAACCACGATCGGCAAGGTCACCTCCGTGGAGCCCACCCAGCAGGGCGCCCGGGTGGAGATGGACATCTACGACCAGTTCCGCATCCCGCGGGACGCCAGTGCCAACGTGCACTCGGTGTCGGCGGTCGGTGAGCAGTTCATCGACCTGGTGTCCGAGGGCGGCACGCAGGAGTACTTCCGCGACGGCGACACGATCGAGAAGGGCACCGTGCCCGCCGAGGTCGGCCCGTCGCTCGACGCCGCGCAGCAGGGTCTGGCGGCGTTGCCGAAGGAGAAGATCGGCGTCCTGCTCGACGAGACGGCCCAGGCCGTCGGCGGGCTCGGGCCGTCACTGCAACGCCTGGTCGATTCCACCCAGGCGATCGCGGGTGACTTCAAGGACAACCTCGAGCCGGTCAACGACATCATCGAGAATTCCGGGCCGATCATCGACAGCCAGGTGAACTCGGGCGACGCGATCTCGCAGTGGGCGCGGAACCTGAACACGCTGGCCGCACAGAGCGCCCAGAACGACGCGGAGTTGCGCAGCGGCCTCCAGCAGGCGGCGCCGACGGCGGATCAGCTGAACTCGGTGTTCGGTGATGTGCGGGAGTCGTTGCCGCAGACGCTGGCGAACCTGGAAATCGTCATCGACATGCTCAAGCGCTACAACAAGAACGTCGAGCAGGTCCTGGTCGCGCTGCCGCAGGGTGGCGCCGTGGCTCAGACCGCGACGATCTTCGCGCCCAAGGGTCTGCTGCACTTCGGCCTCGGCATCAACATGCCGCCGCCGTGCCTGACCGGGTTCCTCCCGGCCTCCGAGTGGCGTTCGCCTGCGGACACGTCGACGGCACCGCTGCCGTCGGGGCTGTACTGCAAGATCCCCAAGGATGCGTCGAACGCGGTGCGCGGTGCGCGTAACTATCCGTGTGCCGACGTGCCGGGCAAGCGGGCGGCCTCGCCCGCGGAGTGCCGCAGCGAGGAGCCCTACCAGCCGCTGGGCACCAACCCGTGGTACGGCGATCCGAACCAGATCCGCAACTGCCCGGCCCCGGGAGCTCGCTGCGATCAGCCCGTCGATCCGGGCCGGGTGATCCCCGCGCCTTCGGTGAATAATGGGCTGAACCCGTTGCCGGCGAGTCAACTCCCACCACCGGAATCCACGGCGCCGCGCAGCGATCCGCTGACTGCGCCGCGGGGTGGCAATGTGACTTGCAGTGGACAGCAGCCGAACCCCTGCATCTACACTCCGGCAGCAGGCTCGACCGCTACCTATAGCCCGTCCAGTGGCGAGGTGGTCGGTCCCGGCGGTGTGAAGTACTCCGTCACCAACTCGAATAACCCAGGAGATGACGGATGGAAGGAGATGCTGGCGCCAGCCAGCTGA
- a CDS encoding RDD family protein, with protein sequence MTTVLDNSDTVTVEDAGADQARLASWRSRAGAFAIDVLAGAGLIVVLALLAWSAPLYGWFWWVCTVAAALVTAAVLVNRIGLPAYTGWSVGRSVFGIRVVASAGDAGLVRLLLRDLAHLLDTAAVFIGWLWPLWDSRNRTFADLLARTEVRRIDRPEHDVRRRAGAVLLAVAVLAVIAGGLGYLAVFREDRAVDQAREQLTEQGPRIVEQLLSYGVDSLDADFSRAQSLTTDNYRQQLVAQQDAVRKAGPTTNDYSAVRSAVLPGLTKNDGAMLVALQGMRGTNPQELKFITATVRVEFQRSDDHWLVDNLTVLKRPALGGGGQ encoded by the coding sequence GTGACCACTGTGCTGGACAACTCCGACACGGTGACCGTCGAGGACGCCGGGGCGGACCAGGCGCGGTTGGCGTCGTGGCGGTCCCGGGCGGGTGCGTTCGCCATCGACGTGCTGGCCGGCGCCGGGTTGATCGTGGTCCTGGCGCTGCTGGCCTGGTCGGCACCGTTGTACGGCTGGTTCTGGTGGGTGTGCACGGTGGCCGCCGCATTGGTGACCGCCGCTGTGCTGGTCAACCGGATCGGATTGCCGGCCTACACCGGCTGGTCGGTGGGCCGTTCGGTGTTCGGCATCCGGGTGGTGGCGTCGGCCGGCGATGCCGGGCTGGTGCGGCTGTTGTTGCGTGACCTGGCGCATCTGCTGGACACCGCGGCGGTGTTCATCGGCTGGTTGTGGCCGCTGTGGGATTCCCGGAACCGGACGTTCGCCGACCTGCTGGCCCGCACCGAGGTGCGTCGCATCGACCGGCCCGAGCATGACGTCCGGCGCCGCGCCGGTGCGGTTCTGCTGGCGGTCGCGGTGCTCGCCGTCATCGCGGGCGGTCTGGGTTACCTGGCGGTGTTCCGCGAGGACCGGGCCGTCGATCAGGCTCGCGAGCAGCTCACCGAACAAGGTCCACGGATCGTCGAGCAGCTGCTCAGTTACGGGGTGGATTCTCTCGATGCGGATTTCTCCAGGGCGCAGTCGCTGACCACGGACAACTACCGGCAGCAGCTGGTCGCCCAGCAGGACGCGGTCCGTAAGGCCGGGCCGACCACCAACGACTACTCCGCTGTACGGAGTGCCGTGCTGCCCGGACTGACCAAGAACGACGGGGCGATGCTCGTCGCGCTGCAAGGCATGCGCGGCACCAATCCGCAGGAATTGAAGTTCATCACGGCGACGGTGCGGGTCGAGTTCCAGCGGTCGGACGATCACTGGCTCGTCGACAACCTCACCGTGCTGAAGCGGCCGGCGCTGGGCGGAGGCGGACAATGA